From one Bos javanicus breed banteng chromosome 15, ARS-OSU_banteng_1.0, whole genome shotgun sequence genomic stretch:
- the LOC133260996 gene encoding olfactory receptor 51V1-like — MIALVSPSTNSSSFLLTGFSGLEQQYPWISVPFSTIYAVVLLGNCLVLYVIWTEPSLRQPMFYFLAMLAVTDLCMGLSTVNTVLGILLGLIQEISLDSCITQAYFIHGLSFMESSVLLTMAFDRYIAICNPLRYSSILTNSRIIKIGLTILGRSFFFITPPIICLKYFHYCCPHILSHSFCLHQDLVCLACSDIRFNSYYALMLVICTLLLDAVLILFSYVLILKSVLAIASPEEWHKSFQTCISHVCAVLVFYIPIISLTMVHRFGKHLSPVVHVLMGNIYILFPPLMNPIIYSVKIQQIRSRMLRLFSIKIC, encoded by the coding sequence ATGATAGCTTTAGTAAGCCCCAGCACtaattcctcctccttccttctcactGGATTTTCTGGTCTGGAGCAGCAATACCCCTGGatctctgttcccttctccaccaTTTATGCTGTTGTTCTTTTGGGTAACTGCCTGGTGCTGTATGTAATCTGGACTGAACCTAGCCTGCGTCAACCCATGTTCTACTTCCTGGCCATGCTGGCTGTCACTGATTTGTGTATGGGACTGTCCACAGTGAACACAGTGCTAGGGATCCTGTTGGGGTTGATTCAAGAGATCAGCCTGGATTCCTGCATTACCCAGGCCTATTTCATCCATGGTCTGTCCTTCATGGAATCCTCTGTTCTCCTAACTATGGCCTTTGACCGGTACATTGCAATTTGCAATCCACTGCGTTATTCCTCTATCCTGACTAATTCCAGAATTATCAAAATCGGACTCACCATTTTAGGTAGGAGTTTCTTCTTTATTACACCCCCTATTATCTGTTTGAAATACTTCCACTACTGCTGTCCCCACATCCTCTCTCACTCATTCTGCCTGCACCAAGACCTTGTCTGCCTAGCCTGCTCAGACATTCGATTCAATAGCTACTATGCCCTGATGCTGGTTATTTGCACACTATTGTTGGATGCTGTACTTATCCTCTTCTCCTATGTCCTGATTCTTAAATCAGTTCTGGCAATTGCCTCTCCAGAGGAATGGCATAAGTCATTTCAGACGTGCATCTCCCATGTTTGTGCTGTCCTCGTGTTCTACATTCCTATCATTAGCCTTACAATGGTGCACCGATTTGGCAAGCATCTCTCCCCTGTGGTCCATGTCCTTATGGGCAACATCTACATCCTTTTTCCACCTCTGATGAACCCTATCATCTACAGTGTCAAGATCCAGCAGATTCGTAGCAGAATGCTCAGActcttttctataaaaatatgtTGA